One window from the genome of Drosophila albomicans strain 15112-1751.03 chromosome 2L, ASM965048v2, whole genome shotgun sequence encodes:
- the LOC117564777 gene encoding C-type lectin 37Da-like, producing the protein MLSMQVSFLLFLGVFATSLSFKINTNITDGFTNDSKFDTAPFVKIGNGLYYIESNLKTSWFEANERCHKHDAELVTFETMEEWVLINKYLLDNVIEGIYWTSGNDLAKEGRHVWLANGEDVGSWLWTRDQPDNVLDNEHCHELGFRRTENDRRALNDAHCADNVLYICEKRQLKTFSMVIY; encoded by the exons ATGCTTTCAATGCAAGTATccttcttattatttttgggcGTATTTGCCACAAGCTTGTcgttcaaaataaatactaacaTCACGGATG GATTTACCAATGACTCAAAATTTGACACGGCACCCTTTGTGAAGATTGGAAATGGATTGTATTATATAGAAAGCAATTTAAAGACGAGCTGGTTCGAAGCTAACGAACGGTGTCATAAACATGACGCTGAGCTAGTAACCTTCGAAACAATGGAAGAATGGGTGTTGATTAACAAGTACTTGTTGGATAACGTCATTGAAGGCATTTACTGGACGTCGGGCAATGACTTAGCAAAGGAAGGGAGGCATGTATGGTTAGCTAATGGCGAAGATGTAGGATCATGGTTATGGACAAGAGATCAACCTGATAACGTGTTAGATAACGAACATTGTCATGAACTAGGGTTTCGAAGGACGGAAAATGACCGAAGAGCCCTTAATGATGCACATTGCGCTGACAACGTCCTATACATTTGTGAAAAAAGACAGTTGAAGACATTTTCAAtggtaatttattaa